The following coding sequences are from one Natrarchaeobaculum sulfurireducens window:
- a CDS encoding SRPBCC family protein, producing MLTVSDSIEIDTDVERVFEYLDDPYNHAEVTPSLSDVRDVEPLENGGKRLAFTYQMAGIGLDGELVQTVAEPNERLTFDMRGRLEGEIDLALEPTADGTQLTYTGRYDLPGAVLSRVAEPFVRRYNERELQTTLENTKNRLEVEE from the coding sequence ATGCTCACGGTCAGTGACTCGATCGAGATCGACACCGACGTCGAACGCGTCTTCGAGTACCTCGACGATCCGTACAATCACGCCGAGGTGACGCCGAGTCTCTCGGACGTTCGGGATGTCGAACCCCTCGAGAACGGCGGGAAGCGACTGGCGTTCACCTACCAGATGGCCGGAATCGGCCTCGACGGCGAGTTGGTCCAGACGGTCGCCGAGCCGAACGAGCGGCTGACCTTCGACATGCGCGGACGGCTCGAGGGTGAGATCGACCTCGCGCTCGAGCCGACGGCCGACGGGACGCAGCTGACTTACACCGGCCGGTACGACCTTCCGGGCGCTGTTCTCTCGCGAGTCGCCGAGCCGTTCGTCAGACGGTACAACGAGCGTGAACTCCAGACGACGCTCGAGAACACCAAGAACCGACTCGAAGTCGAGGAGTGA
- a CDS encoding SDR family oxidoreductase gives MATAEDVDGTDDGPDGTVDDDHEPDSDHETPNERADDRYTRKKTVLITGCSSGIGRATAHAFLEKEWLVVATARDPADIEDLAEAGCETLALDVTDPDQVARVVEETVDRGGAIDCLVNNAGYAQMGPLEDVSTADLHRQFDVNVYGPHRLTRAAVPHMRAQGEGLIVNVSTVAGRISFPGSGAYSGSKFALEAMSDSLRAEVEEFGIDVVVIEPGPVETNFSDRVDEELPEAERTPAYETLYELYDEMQLIGGGAGGPFASDPEDVARAILEAASHPEPPARYPVGPLAQFGVYARFLPERLRDAGYALLRKLV, from the coding sequence ATGGCCACCGCTGAGGACGTCGACGGAACCGACGACGGGCCGGACGGCACCGTCGACGACGACCACGAGCCCGATAGCGACCACGAGACGCCGAACGAACGCGCAGACGACCGATATACCCGCAAGAAGACCGTCCTGATCACTGGCTGTTCGTCGGGCATCGGCCGGGCGACTGCCCACGCCTTTCTCGAGAAAGAGTGGCTCGTCGTCGCGACGGCACGCGACCCAGCGGACATCGAAGACCTCGCGGAAGCGGGCTGTGAGACGCTTGCGCTCGACGTCACCGATCCCGACCAGGTCGCCAGAGTTGTCGAGGAGACCGTCGACCGCGGCGGTGCGATCGACTGTCTCGTCAACAACGCCGGCTACGCCCAGATGGGGCCGCTCGAGGACGTTTCGACGGCGGATCTCCACCGACAGTTCGACGTCAACGTCTACGGCCCACACCGGCTCACTCGTGCGGCAGTACCACACATGCGTGCCCAGGGTGAGGGCTTGATCGTCAACGTCTCCACCGTCGCTGGACGCATCTCGTTCCCCGGATCGGGCGCATACTCCGGCTCGAAGTTCGCGCTCGAAGCGATGAGCGACTCGTTGCGTGCGGAAGTCGAGGAGTTCGGTATCGACGTCGTCGTGATCGAACCGGGGCCGGTCGAGACGAACTTCTCGGACCGCGTCGACGAGGAACTCCCCGAAGCCGAACGGACGCCCGCCTACGAGACGTTGTACGAACTGTACGACGAGATGCAACTGATCGGCGGCGGCGCCGGAGGCCCCTTCGCATCCGACCCCGAGGACGTCGCCCGCGCGATCCTCGAGGCGGCCAGCCACCCCGAACCGCCAGCCCGATACCCGGTCGGTCCGCTGGCCCAGTTCGGCGTCTACGCACGTTTCCTCCCGGAGCGGCTCCGCGACGCTGGCTACGCGCTCCTTCGAAAACTCGTCTAA
- a CDS encoding phytoene desaturase family protein, giving the protein MVDADRNDETIGVVGAGIGGLAASAYLGAAGADVSVYERESRVGGVANRLESDGFRFDTGPSWYLIPEVFERFFEHFDDSPADHYELVELEPNYRVFWDDGDRADVTTDLEETAALFESYEAGAGDALRRYLEDAAEAYEIGMNRFVMANRTRFRDYLSLEVARSARGLTLLGSMDDHVRTYIDHPKLRQLLQYTLVFLGGSPHNTPSLYKLMSHVDLGMGVYYPQGGMYEVVEAMERVAQAQGVEIHTDAEVDGVVPRADGLAVSLGGDEYVHDRVVCNAPPASVERSLLPADAVDRKPDYWDDRTWGPSAFMLYLGVDGDVDPLEHHTLVLPTDWDPHFESIFEEPHWPEDPAYYVNVPSETDPSVAPEGCSTVVILVPIAPGLEDGPELRTTYRDAVLADLAATTGVDLRDRILLEELTAVSDYERRLDRPQGTALGLAHTLFQTGPMRPGHRAPGVDGLYYVGGDTNPGIGVPMCLLSGEHVAETIRADMRPTGVGRLLPF; this is encoded by the coding sequence ATGGTTGACGCTGACCGCAACGACGAGACGATCGGCGTCGTCGGTGCCGGGATCGGTGGACTCGCCGCCAGTGCGTACCTCGGCGCTGCCGGCGCTGACGTCTCCGTCTACGAACGCGAGAGTCGAGTCGGCGGCGTAGCCAACCGGCTCGAGTCCGACGGCTTCCGGTTCGACACCGGGCCGTCGTGGTATCTCATCCCCGAGGTCTTCGAGCGCTTTTTCGAGCACTTCGACGACTCGCCGGCCGACCACTACGAGCTCGTCGAACTCGAGCCGAACTATCGTGTCTTCTGGGACGACGGCGACCGGGCAGACGTGACGACCGATCTCGAGGAAACCGCCGCCCTGTTCGAATCCTACGAGGCGGGTGCCGGCGACGCGCTTCGGCGCTATCTCGAGGACGCCGCGGAGGCCTACGAGATCGGAATGAACCGGTTCGTGATGGCGAACCGAACCCGGTTTCGCGACTACCTCTCGCTCGAGGTTGCTCGGTCAGCCCGCGGGCTTACCTTGCTCGGCTCGATGGACGACCACGTCCGGACGTACATCGACCATCCGAAACTTCGCCAGCTCCTCCAGTACACGTTGGTCTTCCTCGGTGGCTCGCCGCACAACACCCCGTCCCTGTATAAATTGATGAGCCACGTCGACCTCGGAATGGGCGTCTACTACCCACAGGGTGGAATGTACGAGGTCGTCGAGGCGATGGAGCGAGTCGCGCAGGCCCAGGGCGTCGAAATCCACACCGACGCCGAGGTCGACGGGGTCGTCCCACGGGCGGACGGGCTCGCGGTGAGCCTCGGCGGCGACGAGTACGTCCACGACAGAGTCGTCTGCAACGCGCCGCCGGCGTCGGTCGAACGATCGCTGCTCCCGGCCGACGCGGTCGACCGGAAACCGGACTACTGGGACGACAGGACGTGGGGACCGTCGGCGTTCATGCTCTATCTCGGCGTCGACGGCGACGTCGACCCGCTCGAGCATCACACGCTCGTGTTGCCGACCGACTGGGACCCCCACTTCGAGTCGATCTTTGAGGAGCCACACTGGCCCGAGGACCCTGCCTACTACGTCAACGTCCCTTCGGAAACGGACCCGTCGGTCGCACCCGAGGGTTGTTCGACCGTCGTGATCCTCGTCCCGATCGCGCCGGGACTCGAGGACGGGCCGGAACTTCGGACGACCTACCGCGATGCGGTGCTCGCGGATCTGGCAGCGACGACGGGGGTCGACCTCCGCGACCGAATCCTACTCGAGGAGCTGACCGCCGTCTCCGATTACGAACGGCGACTCGACCGACCACAGGGCACTGCGCTCGGCCTCGCTCACACGCTCTTTCAGACCGGTCCGATGCGTCCCGGCCATCGTGCGCCCGGTGTCGACGGCCTCTACTACGTCGGCGGCGACACGAACCCCGGAATCGGCGTCCCGATGTGTCTGTTGAGCGGCGAACACGTCGCCGAAACCATCCGAGCCGACATGCGACCGACCGGCGTCGGCCGTCTCCTGCCGTTCTGA
- a CDS encoding endonuclease V, whose product MRASRPDLEPDPTLSRKEMETLQREIADAAVFEDRFEFDPETLSNPLEAAVSGREPPTVVGVDQSFLTNEAGEQDRALSAVVATRGGEVIERVHAVTPLESPYIPGLLSFREGRPILAALETLSVEPDLLLFDGSGRIHFRQAGIATHMGVVLDVPSVGVAKSLLCGTPRESIENLPAGACVPIEANSRVGVTDGTLLGYAVQTRQYDSPDRHINPLYVSPGHRVGPETAANAVLELASSYKLPEPVRLADAYADEAKRDLGC is encoded by the coding sequence ATGCGCGCCTCACGCCCCGACCTCGAGCCAGACCCTACGCTCTCCCGCAAGGAGATGGAAACCCTCCAGCGCGAGATCGCCGACGCCGCTGTCTTCGAAGACCGGTTCGAGTTCGACCCCGAAACGCTGTCGAATCCGCTCGAGGCGGCCGTGAGTGGGCGCGAGCCCCCGACCGTCGTTGGCGTCGATCAGTCGTTTCTCACGAACGAGGCGGGCGAACAGGATCGAGCCCTTTCGGCCGTTGTCGCCACTCGCGGCGGCGAGGTGATCGAACGCGTCCACGCGGTGACGCCCCTCGAGAGCCCCTACATTCCGGGCTTGCTCTCGTTTCGCGAGGGACGGCCGATCCTCGCGGCACTCGAGACGCTCTCCGTCGAGCCCGATCTGCTGTTGTTCGACGGCAGCGGCCGCATTCACTTCCGCCAGGCTGGCATCGCGACGCACATGGGCGTCGTACTGGACGTGCCGAGCGTCGGCGTCGCGAAAAGCCTTCTCTGTGGCACTCCACGCGAGTCCATCGAGAACCTGCCAGCAGGAGCCTGCGTCCCGATCGAGGCGAACTCGAGGGTCGGCGTCACAGACGGCACCTTGCTCGGCTACGCCGTCCAGACGCGCCAGTACGACTCGCCGGATCGTCACATCAACCCACTCTACGTCAGTCCAGGCCACCGCGTCGGGCCCGAGACGGCCGCCAATGCGGTCCTCGAACTCGCCTCGTCGTACAAACTCCCAGAACCGGTCCGGCTCGCCGACGCCTACGCCGACGAGGCCAAACGCGACCTCGGGTGCTGA
- a CDS encoding bacterio-opsin activator domain-containing protein, whose translation MRDGRILVVHPEDGSGPIERALEEAGYLVTVVERATTAVARVSSGEFDCVVSGYELPGDDGVALLEAIREVDPTLPKIMYTADDAVADDAFECGIDRFVTRNGAASLDRLIGEVTAVTSETTDPPQDVSDHEPDPEAIVRAIDDAPIGISLSHASLPDDPLVYINDAWEDITGYDRQHALGRNPRFLQGPATDAETVEAIGNAIGNDVPITVEVQNYRRDGTPFWNELTVAPVRDDDGEVTHYVGFQNDVTDRKTAETIVEERTAKLAEERRALRRLLEHVHGLLNEITDVLVTERDRRVIAQRVCDEIATVGTYPACWFGSTTPTGDALVLEASTGLSETVDSQLELTTLPAPVEDVLESGEPGACRVGECTSEILGPATVGARRLAVVPVAYGHKRYGLLGVYGDRGETLDRREQQLFASIGRMVGSRLNAIQTQELLTADRVTEIEVEIRDEQFPLSAVAGELEGPVEYVGLTHTPDSASCELFCTTTADTSSVDLSALAFVDDVRRITDTGAGTTFALTVESASPFRDLAEYGASISELIAHPRRVVLTLELSPSDEVRSILDVLKAQYDQVTLRSRTERETRTRTVLDCSAMLEERLTDRQQAALEAAQLNGYFEWPRPADGAEIAETMGITRQTFHQHLRAAERKLVETYVGTGSNGQVS comes from the coding sequence ATGAGAGACGGTCGTATCCTCGTGGTCCATCCGGAGGACGGAAGCGGTCCCATCGAGCGTGCGCTCGAGGAGGCTGGCTATCTGGTCACCGTCGTCGAGCGGGCGACGACCGCAGTAGCCAGAGTCTCCTCGGGTGAATTCGACTGCGTCGTCAGCGGTTACGAGTTGCCAGGTGACGACGGGGTGGCGTTGCTCGAGGCGATCCGTGAGGTCGACCCAACGCTCCCGAAGATCATGTACACGGCCGACGATGCCGTCGCTGACGACGCGTTCGAGTGTGGAATCGATCGGTTCGTCACGCGGAACGGGGCGGCGTCGCTCGATCGACTGATCGGGGAGGTCACGGCAGTTACCTCGGAGACGACCGACCCGCCACAGGACGTCTCCGATCACGAACCCGATCCCGAAGCGATCGTCCGGGCGATCGACGATGCACCGATCGGGATCAGTCTGAGTCACGCGTCGCTCCCCGACGACCCGCTCGTGTACATCAACGATGCCTGGGAAGACATCACTGGCTACGATCGACAACACGCCCTCGGGCGAAATCCACGATTCCTCCAGGGACCCGCCACCGACGCAGAGACGGTCGAGGCGATCGGAAACGCCATCGGGAACGACGTTCCGATCACCGTCGAGGTCCAGAACTACCGGCGCGACGGAACGCCATTCTGGAACGAGTTGACGGTCGCCCCCGTTCGCGACGACGACGGCGAGGTCACCCACTACGTCGGCTTCCAGAACGACGTCACCGATCGCAAAACCGCAGAAACCATCGTCGAAGAGCGAACCGCGAAACTCGCCGAAGAACGACGGGCACTCCGGCGGCTGCTCGAGCACGTCCACGGGCTACTCAACGAGATTACGGACGTGCTAGTCACCGAACGTGACCGACGCGTCATCGCCCAGCGTGTCTGTGACGAAATCGCCACCGTTGGGACCTATCCCGCCTGCTGGTTCGGGTCGACCACGCCGACGGGCGACGCGCTCGTGCTGGAGGCGTCGACCGGACTCTCCGAAACCGTCGACTCTCAACTCGAGCTAACAACGCTTCCAGCGCCCGTCGAGGACGTCCTCGAGTCCGGCGAGCCTGGGGCCTGTCGGGTCGGTGAGTGTACAAGCGAGATCCTCGGTCCGGCCACGGTCGGTGCCAGACGGCTCGCGGTCGTCCCGGTCGCGTACGGACACAAGCGCTACGGGCTGCTCGGTGTCTACGGCGACCGAGGTGAGACCCTCGACCGTCGCGAACAACAACTGTTCGCATCGATCGGACGCATGGTCGGCAGTCGACTGAACGCCATCCAGACGCAAGAGCTGCTCACTGCAGACCGGGTCACCGAAATCGAAGTCGAGATCAGAGACGAGCAGTTCCCGCTGTCTGCGGTCGCTGGCGAGCTCGAGGGGCCGGTCGAATACGTTGGACTGACTCATACCCCGGACAGCGCGTCCTGTGAGTTGTTCTGTACGACGACGGCCGACACGTCGTCTGTCGACCTGTCGGCACTCGCGTTCGTCGACGATGTCCGGAGGATAACCGACACAGGGGCCGGGACGACGTTCGCACTCACCGTCGAGTCGGCGTCGCCGTTCCGTGACCTCGCTGAGTACGGCGCATCGATCAGCGAACTCATCGCTCACCCGAGACGGGTGGTGCTCACGCTCGAACTCTCGCCGTCGGACGAGGTTCGGTCGATTCTCGACGTTCTCAAAGCCCAGTACGATCAGGTGACGCTTCGATCCCGGACCGAACGCGAGACGCGCACACGAACGGTGCTCGATTGTTCGGCGATGCTCGAGGAGCGTCTGACGGACCGACAACAGGCCGCGCTCGAGGCGGCACAACTGAACGGCTACTTCGAGTGGCCACGACCAGCGGATGGGGCGGAGATCGCAGAGACGATGGGGATCACTCGACAGACGTTCCACCAGCACCTTCGAGCGGCCGAACGAAAGCTCGTCGAGACCTACGTCGGTACCGGATCGAACGGACAGGTGTCCTGA
- a CDS encoding serine hydrolase domain-containing protein, giving the protein MSRLDRADRERITALFDRQLEVGLHHGAQLAVFVDGELALDLAGGVTEPNGSETTRDTRHVLFSCTKPYAAVTLHALVDDGDLGYDDRVVDHWPEFADEGTTKAEITVRQVLSHTAGLTQSELDARPDLWADWVACIETLEATDPVYQPGERAAYHPLTYGWLVGELVRRVAGTPIEEAAAERVFDPLEMVDTGIGLQSHEPDDVATLVAFDEFDRCHDPGEGLGDYSQVAAPFNTTAVRRAVVPAATGIGTARDMARFYACLANGGEFEGTRILSAETVEAATTLEAETDADGTLGRPGRFALGFWKGGTAADPYGSLTPEYVFGHAGLGSSVGWADPELNVGFASVTNGVREGSYEHVARARQLADAVRVALHRSE; this is encoded by the coding sequence ATGTCACGACTCGACCGGGCCGACCGCGAGCGGATCACCGCGCTGTTCGACCGCCAGCTCGAGGTCGGACTCCACCACGGCGCGCAGTTGGCCGTCTTCGTCGACGGCGAACTGGCGCTCGACCTCGCCGGCGGCGTGACCGAACCGAACGGCAGTGAGACGACACGCGATACCCGACACGTCCTCTTCTCGTGTACGAAGCCGTACGCAGCCGTCACGCTGCACGCGCTGGTCGATGACGGCGACCTCGGCTACGACGACCGCGTGGTCGACCACTGGCCCGAGTTCGCCGACGAGGGGACTACGAAAGCCGAGATCACCGTCCGACAGGTACTGAGTCACACCGCCGGACTCACCCAGAGCGAACTCGACGCACGACCCGATCTGTGGGCCGACTGGGTCGCCTGCATCGAGACGCTCGAGGCCACAGACCCCGTCTACCAACCCGGTGAGCGGGCGGCCTACCATCCGCTGACCTACGGCTGGCTGGTCGGTGAACTCGTCCGCCGCGTCGCGGGGACGCCGATCGAGGAAGCCGCTGCCGAGCGCGTCTTCGACCCACTGGAGATGGTCGACACCGGGATCGGCCTCCAGAGCCACGAACCCGACGACGTCGCAACGCTGGTCGCGTTCGATGAGTTCGATCGCTGTCACGACCCCGGCGAAGGACTCGGCGACTATTCTCAGGTGGCCGCCCCGTTCAACACGACGGCCGTCCGCCGAGCCGTCGTCCCCGCCGCGACGGGGATCGGCACCGCACGCGACATGGCCAGATTCTACGCCTGTCTGGCCAACGGCGGCGAGTTCGAGGGGACTCGCATCCTCTCTGCGGAGACCGTCGAGGCGGCGACCACGCTCGAGGCCGAAACCGACGCCGACGGCACTCTCGGCCGGCCCGGCCGGTTCGCACTGGGCTTCTGGAAGGGTGGGACGGCCGCAGACCCGTACGGCTCGCTCACTCCCGAGTACGTGTTCGGTCACGCCGGCCTCGGGAGCAGCGTCGGCTGGGCGGACCCGGAACTGAACGTCGGCTTCGCGTCCGTCACGAACGGCGTCCGCGAAGGATCGTACGAGCACGTCGCACGGGCCCGACAGCTGGCAGATGCCGTCCGCGTGGCGCTTCACCGGTCCGAGTGA
- a CDS encoding Brp/Blh family beta-carotene 15,15'-dioxygenase → MGTHSFGLESRRVPSVEHTLINASRGALIALIVIFGATLLLGIRPSLETQMVIYLVGMVALNLPHGGYEHFTNVRRRGLPFGLRYVALYVAFLAAFVGLFLVAPALALLIALATAVAKGGHGDLRVMDAIVGTDHLQYRSQRVLAALVRGGAVMILPLALWVGPYTSFSTIMLNVFDPGAGLPGIAYVEPARIALLGLFGVGVVAHLGGGLLIDGMSRSWMLDAFETSLLVVFFTVVPVVVAIGLYFPLWYSLRQSARSVVVEREEASPDDGMPVVAAWGVLVVGALATALVMVAIWGIAPDPLGGAALLPGLVAFYTLFICIVALPHVVVGEWLDFKRGIWYVP, encoded by the coding sequence ATGGGAACGCACTCGTTCGGGCTCGAGTCGCGGCGTGTGCCGTCAGTCGAGCACACACTTATCAACGCGTCCAGAGGGGCATTGATCGCGCTCATCGTCATCTTCGGCGCGACACTGCTTCTTGGCATCCGACCTTCGCTCGAGACGCAGATGGTGATCTATCTGGTGGGGATGGTTGCGTTGAACCTCCCCCACGGCGGCTACGAGCACTTCACGAACGTCAGGCGCCGGGGGCTGCCCTTTGGCCTCCGGTACGTCGCACTCTACGTGGCGTTTCTCGCCGCGTTCGTCGGATTGTTTCTGGTCGCCCCGGCACTGGCGTTACTGATCGCGCTCGCGACGGCGGTCGCGAAGGGAGGACACGGCGACCTCCGGGTGATGGACGCCATCGTCGGGACCGACCACCTGCAGTACCGATCACAGCGGGTGCTGGCCGCACTGGTCCGTGGCGGTGCTGTGATGATCCTCCCGCTTGCGCTGTGGGTCGGACCGTACACCAGTTTCTCTACGATCATGCTGAACGTCTTCGACCCTGGGGCTGGACTGCCCGGCATCGCGTACGTCGAACCCGCCCGGATCGCGCTGCTCGGACTGTTCGGGGTCGGCGTCGTCGCCCACCTCGGCGGCGGCCTGTTGATCGATGGGATGAGTCGTTCCTGGATGCTCGACGCGTTCGAAACCTCGTTGCTCGTCGTCTTTTTTACGGTCGTGCCCGTCGTCGTCGCCATCGGGCTCTACTTCCCGCTGTGGTACTCGCTGCGTCAGTCCGCCCGTAGCGTCGTCGTCGAACGCGAGGAAGCCAGTCCCGATGACGGGATGCCCGTCGTTGCCGCCTGGGGAGTATTGGTCGTCGGCGCACTGGCGACGGCACTCGTGATGGTCGCGATCTGGGGTATCGCGCCGGACCCCCTCGGCGGCGCGGCGTTGCTCCCCGGACTGGTAGCGTTTTACACCCTGTTCATCTGTATCGTTGCCCTGCCACACGTCGTCGTCGGCGAGTGGCTCGATTTCAAACGCGGGATCTGGTACGTCCCCTGA
- a CDS encoding lycopene cyclase domain-containing protein, which translates to MSPPLSYLEFHLVFIVPPILLLGALAWWRDDAWLDRRSLSGLGILIGLAVVYTTPWTNVMIPEGVWWYGEGAVVERIWYTPVEEYLFFVLQPVVTALWLFQFLDVADRSLQIPLSHRVVGVLAGLAICLVGWLLLGTTSTYYLGSILFWAGPILAIQWGFGLTYLRDTWPIVTLGIAVPTLYLWVADGIAIGLGIWEISTTHTVGVSVLGLPLEEALFFLVTNVFIVQGIVMYVWVLERKHELVELASFNDRPAAYETD; encoded by the coding sequence ATGAGTCCGCCGCTCAGTTATCTCGAGTTTCACCTGGTGTTCATCGTACCGCCGATCCTGCTCCTCGGAGCGCTCGCCTGGTGGCGAGACGACGCCTGGCTCGACCGCCGGTCGCTGTCCGGACTCGGGATTTTGATCGGGCTGGCGGTCGTGTACACGACCCCGTGGACGAACGTGATGATTCCGGAGGGGGTCTGGTGGTACGGCGAGGGTGCCGTCGTCGAGCGGATCTGGTATACGCCGGTCGAGGAGTACCTCTTTTTCGTCTTACAGCCAGTGGTGACGGCGTTGTGGCTGTTCCAGTTTCTCGACGTCGCGGACCGGTCACTGCAGATCCCGCTGTCCCACCGCGTCGTCGGCGTCCTGGCGGGACTCGCGATCTGTCTCGTCGGCTGGCTGCTGCTCGGAACGACGTCGACGTACTACCTCGGCTCGATCCTGTTCTGGGCCGGGCCGATCCTCGCGATTCAGTGGGGCTTCGGGCTGACATACCTCCGGGACACCTGGCCGATCGTCACGCTGGGCATCGCCGTCCCGACGCTCTATCTCTGGGTCGCCGACGGAATCGCGATCGGCCTCGGTATCTGGGAAATTTCGACGACCCACACCGTCGGCGTGTCGGTACTCGGGCTCCCACTCGAGGAGGCGCTGTTCTTCCTCGTAACGAACGTCTTCATCGTCCAGGGGATCGTCATGTACGTCTGGGTGCTCGAGCGCAAGCACGAACTGGTCGAGCTGGCCTCGTTCAACGATCGACCTGCGGCCTACGAAACCGACTGA
- a CDS encoding helix-turn-helix domain-containing protein, translating to MATTGRPEIDDGERDVSTSGADGPIESDTSGGVRARLAIRDPPGCAVADVVADGATATDVQWADASAGTVEQFRARRGLEAEPIFAADEESVYRLADADADRDCPCRWIESLGYPIADVSVTGQPSQLVVTLLLPSPEPIVEIVDALESRGVSVRLECLVRSIPHDDESIVVDAGRLTDRQREVLEVAYRMGYFSYPREGNATAVAEELGIVRSTFTEHLAAAQRRLFEGVFDER from the coding sequence ATGGCAACGACCGGTCGTCCAGAGATCGACGACGGCGAGCGGGACGTGAGTACGTCGGGTGCTGATGGACCGATCGAGAGCGATACCTCCGGCGGCGTTCGTGCACGGCTGGCGATCCGCGACCCACCCGGCTGTGCGGTCGCCGACGTGGTAGCCGACGGAGCAACTGCAACCGACGTCCAGTGGGCCGATGCGTCCGCCGGCACCGTCGAACAGTTCCGCGCCCGTCGTGGCCTCGAGGCCGAGCCGATCTTCGCCGCGGACGAAGAATCCGTCTACCGCCTCGCCGACGCTGATGCCGACAGGGACTGTCCATGTCGGTGGATCGAGTCGCTTGGCTATCCGATCGCGGACGTCTCGGTGACGGGTCAGCCAAGCCAGCTCGTCGTGACGCTCTTGCTTCCCTCTCCGGAGCCGATCGTCGAGATCGTCGACGCCCTCGAGTCCCGTGGCGTGTCGGTCCGACTCGAGTGTCTCGTCAGATCGATCCCGCACGACGACGAGTCGATCGTCGTCGACGCCGGTCGGTTGACCGACCGCCAGCGCGAGGTGCTCGAGGTCGCCTACCGGATGGGGTACTTTTCGTATCCGCGGGAGGGGAACGCGACGGCGGTGGCCGAAGAACTCGGTATCGTCAGGTCGACGTTCACCGAGCACCTCGCAGCCGCTCAGCGCCGGCTGTTCGAGGGGGTCTTCGACGAGCGCTAA
- a CDS encoding SHOCT domain-containing protein: MDVREFMADDLWLLIAIVTVVAVSLVSLAGLEMVAGVLSTVGFVLLVPVFLLWGEEIADWYVDESATDVPSHDHGGTESDTDDGLEELKRRYAGGETWTTSYEYEASESIDDVTVRPGWVNEIR; the protein is encoded by the coding sequence ATGGACGTCCGCGAGTTCATGGCCGACGACCTCTGGCTCTTGATCGCCATCGTGACGGTCGTCGCCGTCTCGCTGGTCAGCCTCGCCGGGCTCGAGATGGTCGCAGGGGTACTCTCGACCGTCGGCTTCGTCTTACTCGTGCCGGTTTTCCTGCTCTGGGGCGAGGAGATCGCCGACTGGTACGTCGACGAGTCCGCCACCGATGTGCCGAGTCACGACCACGGCGGTACCGAGTCGGACACCGACGACGGCCTCGAGGAACTCAAACGCCGCTACGCTGGCGGCGAGACGTGGACGACGAGCTACGAGTACGAGGCTTCTGAATCGATCGATGATGTTACGGTTCGACCCGGTTGGGTCAACGAGATTCGTTGA
- a CDS encoding bacteriorhodopsin codes for MVPSAPLDKTALAQPLEITQADLFEYVFSDPLLAWSFVLNIALAGLTILLIVYLGRNLTDPRAKLIAVSVMLISVVSISSYSGLTSGLTLSIIEMPAGHPAEGMTTAGEDGVLTMWGRYLTWTFSTPFILIALGMIAGSNMTKILTSVAFTIAMCVTGLAAALTTSSLVMRWWWFVISSLFFLVIVYIILVEWTAEAKQTGTIDLFNTLKILTVVSWFGYPILWALGVEGFALLDVAITSWGYSILDIISKYIVTVLIMMWLIKEPSEVTAGADYGSSLPGFSPADD; via the coding sequence ATGGTACCCTCAGCACCCCTCGACAAGACGGCACTCGCACAGCCGCTCGAGATAACACAGGCAGACCTCTTCGAATACGTATTCAGCGACCCCTTGCTTGCGTGGTCGTTCGTACTCAACATCGCGCTCGCGGGTCTGACGATCCTCCTGATCGTCTATCTCGGGCGTAACCTCACTGATCCACGAGCGAAGCTCATCGCGGTGTCGGTGATGTTGATCTCCGTCGTATCGATCTCGAGTTATTCCGGGTTGACCTCGGGACTCACATTGAGTATTATCGAGATGCCGGCGGGCCATCCCGCGGAGGGAATGACGACCGCCGGTGAGGACGGCGTCCTGACGATGTGGGGCCGATACCTCACGTGGACGTTCTCGACGCCGTTTATCCTGATCGCCCTCGGAATGATCGCCGGCTCGAACATGACGAAGATCCTGACGTCGGTCGCGTTCACCATCGCGATGTGTGTCACCGGCCTCGCAGCGGCACTCACGACCTCCTCGCTGGTCATGCGCTGGTGGTGGTTCGTGATTAGCTCGCTGTTCTTCCTGGTCATCGTCTACATCATCCTCGTCGAGTGGACGGCCGAGGCGAAACAGACAGGGACGATCGACCTGTTCAACACGCTGAAGATCCTGACCGTCGTCTCGTGGTTCGGCTACCCGATCCTGTGGGCGCTCGGTGTCGAAGGGTTCGCCCTGCTCGACGTGGCGATCACCTCCTGGGGCTACAGCATCCTCGACATCATCAGCAAGTACATCGTGACGGTGCTCATCATGATGTGGCTGATCAAAGAACCCTCGGAGGTCACCGCGGGTGCAGACTACGGCTCGAGCCTGCCCGGCTTCAGTCCGGCTGACGACTGA